The Mycobacteriales bacterium genome includes a region encoding these proteins:
- a CDS encoding alpha/beta hydrolase fold domain-containing protein codes for MIPQQNDNRTPDFDAVVVGAGFSGLYLLHRLRTLGFSVRVFDGAGDVGGTWYWNRYPGARCDIPTTDYTYSFDPELEDAWQWSEKYATQPEILRYLGFVADRYDLRRDIQFNTRIESATWDDAASLWRLTTDQGKHVTCRFYVMATGCLSLPKEVDIEGAPSFAGEVYYTGRWPHEPVDFTGKRVAVIGTGSSGIQSIPLIAQQAAQLTVFQRTPNFSVPAHNGPQPADRVAQIKADRAAYRDAAKWSRGGIPTEISEVSGLTAPDDVARARFDEAIARGELFAILGVFNDQGVHLQSNERVAEMIRERIRSIVKDPETAETLCPKDHPFGTKRPCLDTNYFETYNLPHVRLVDLRKHPISKITPTGIDTVDESLEFDAIVYATGFDAMTGPIVAVDITGRDGVTLKEKWADGPSTYLGLTTVGFPNFFAITGPGSPSVLSNMAVSIEQHVDWVSDAIAYLRDHQFTTIEPTPGAEAGWNQHNADCAAITLHPTANSWYMGANVPGKPRVFYPYIGGVDAYRGACDEVAAKDYLGFKLTGPAGEQCHDGVVRRVQPDVQLVLDMMGMLGLPPLESLPVPDARAFMEQTNAMRMPGPEVGEIVDGQLPGAAGPLDFRLFRPPTPGAHPVVVYFHGGGWVLGDHVSDEPLCRDLCVRTGAVVVSVNYRHAPEDRFPAAADDAFAAVRWVADNAVELGGIPGQLVVAGWSAGGNVAAVACQRARDEGGPEILGQLLLTPVTDEDMTRPSYVENADGYVLTAPLMQWFWDHYADPADRADPVASPLHGKLEGLPPAVIVTADFDPLRDSGEAYAQALSAAGVPVQRIRARGHTHTSLTMVDVVISGAPVRAEIAGALRSMLKAPVPA; via the coding sequence GTGATCCCGCAGCAAAACGACAACCGGACGCCCGATTTCGACGCCGTGGTGGTGGGGGCAGGGTTCTCCGGGCTCTATCTCCTGCACCGGCTGCGCACGCTCGGCTTCTCGGTGCGGGTCTTCGACGGCGCGGGCGACGTGGGCGGCACGTGGTACTGGAACCGCTACCCCGGGGCTCGCTGCGACATCCCGACGACCGACTACACCTACAGCTTCGACCCGGAGCTCGAGGATGCCTGGCAGTGGTCGGAGAAGTACGCCACCCAGCCAGAGATCCTCCGCTACCTGGGCTTCGTCGCGGACCGCTACGACCTGCGCCGCGACATCCAGTTCAACACGCGCATCGAGTCGGCCACGTGGGACGACGCGGCATCGCTCTGGCGGCTCACGACCGACCAGGGCAAGCACGTCACCTGCCGCTTCTACGTCATGGCCACGGGCTGCCTGTCGCTGCCGAAGGAAGTCGACATCGAGGGTGCCCCGTCGTTCGCAGGCGAGGTCTACTACACCGGTCGATGGCCGCACGAGCCGGTCGACTTCACCGGCAAGCGGGTGGCCGTCATCGGCACCGGCTCCTCGGGCATCCAGTCGATCCCGCTCATCGCGCAGCAGGCCGCACAGCTGACGGTGTTCCAGCGCACCCCCAACTTCTCTGTCCCGGCGCACAACGGCCCACAGCCGGCCGACCGCGTCGCTCAGATCAAGGCCGACCGGGCCGCCTACCGCGACGCCGCGAAGTGGTCACGTGGAGGCATCCCGACCGAGATCAGCGAGGTCAGCGGCCTGACCGCGCCCGACGACGTGGCGCGGGCCCGTTTCGACGAGGCGATCGCGCGCGGGGAGCTGTTCGCGATCCTGGGCGTCTTCAACGACCAGGGCGTGCACCTGCAGTCCAACGAGCGGGTCGCCGAGATGATCCGCGAGCGCATCCGCTCGATCGTAAAGGACCCGGAGACGGCCGAGACGCTGTGTCCCAAGGACCACCCCTTCGGCACCAAGCGGCCGTGTCTCGACACCAACTACTTCGAGACCTACAACCTGCCGCACGTGCGGCTGGTCGATCTGCGCAAGCACCCGATCAGCAAGATCACCCCGACCGGCATCGACACCGTCGACGAGTCGTTGGAGTTCGACGCGATCGTCTACGCCACGGGCTTCGACGCGATGACCGGCCCGATCGTCGCGGTCGACATCACCGGGCGCGACGGCGTGACCCTCAAGGAGAAGTGGGCCGACGGCCCGTCGACCTACCTCGGCCTCACGACCGTCGGCTTCCCGAACTTCTTCGCCATCACGGGCCCCGGCAGCCCTTCGGTGCTGTCCAACATGGCGGTCTCGATCGAGCAGCACGTCGACTGGGTCTCCGACGCCATCGCCTACCTGCGCGACCACCAGTTCACGACGATCGAGCCGACGCCGGGTGCAGAGGCCGGGTGGAACCAGCACAACGCCGACTGCGCGGCGATCACGCTGCACCCGACCGCCAACTCCTGGTACATGGGCGCCAACGTCCCGGGCAAGCCGCGCGTCTTCTACCCCTACATCGGCGGGGTCGACGCCTACCGCGGGGCCTGCGACGAGGTCGCCGCCAAGGACTACCTCGGCTTCAAGCTCACCGGCCCCGCCGGTGAGCAGTGCCACGACGGCGTCGTCCGCCGCGTCCAGCCCGACGTGCAGCTCGTCCTCGACATGATGGGCATGCTCGGGCTGCCGCCGCTCGAGTCCCTTCCGGTGCCGGACGCCCGCGCGTTCATGGAGCAGACCAACGCGATGCGAATGCCCGGGCCCGAGGTCGGCGAGATCGTCGACGGCCAGCTGCCCGGCGCCGCCGGCCCGCTCGACTTCCGGCTGTTCCGGCCGCCGACCCCCGGCGCGCACCCGGTCGTCGTCTACTTCCACGGCGGTGGCTGGGTGCTCGGCGACCACGTCTCCGACGAGCCGCTGTGCCGCGACCTGTGCGTGCGCACGGGCGCGGTCGTGGTCTCGGTCAACTACCGGCACGCGCCCGAGGACCGCTTCCCGGCCGCGGCCGACGACGCCTTCGCGGCCGTGCGCTGGGTCGCCGACAACGCGGTCGAGCTGGGGGGCATCCCCGGGCAGCTCGTGGTCGCCGGCTGGAGCGCCGGGGGCAACGTCGCCGCGGTCGCCTGCCAGCGAGCACGCGACGAGGGCGGCCCGGAGATCCTCGGCCAGCTGCTGCTGACGCCGGTCACCGACGAGGACATGACGCGCCCGTCGTACGTCGAGAATGCCGACGGCTACGTCCTGACCGCACCGCTGATGCAGTGGTTCTGGGACCACTACGCCGACCCGGCCGATCGCGCCGACCCGGTCGCGTCGCCGCTGCACGGCAAGCTCGAGGGGCTGCCGCCGGCCGTCATCGTCACGGCCGACTTCGACCCGCTGCGCGACAGCGGTGAGGCCTACGCCCAGGCGCTGTCGGCGGCCGGTGTGCCGGTGCAGCGCATCAGGGCGCGCGGCCACACGCACACGTCGCTGACCATGGTCGACGTGGTGATCTCCGGGGCGCCGGTGCGCGCCGAGATCGCCGGGGCGCTGCGGTCGATGCTCAAGGCGCCGGTGCCGGCCTGA
- a CDS encoding SDR family oxidoreductase — MAGTVLVAGASGLVGTACVDAFLDDGWDVVAVSRRTPEVFSDQPFRHLSLDLRDTASCRAAAADLGAVTHVVYTAVHELPGLVPGWTQREQMDTNLAMLRNLMEPLAEVAADLRHVTLLQGTKAYGIHLHPMPVPARERLPRDQHENFYWLQEDFVREQSARAGYDWTIMRPQLIVGPNYGVVMNLPPVIGAYAAICTRLGKPFGFPGGVPYVWEAVDTRLVADAIRWAATTPAAAGQHFNLTNGEVFAWRDLWPAMAEVLGVEAGPDDPVRLAEFLPAHAQVWDEIVRDRGLRPVPMADLLGESHHYADFCFAYGAEQAPPPAFVSTVKIKQAGFCATYDTEQSFCHWLQVLIDRRVLPGAG, encoded by the coding sequence ATGGCCGGCACCGTTCTCGTCGCGGGGGCCAGCGGCCTGGTGGGAACGGCGTGCGTCGACGCCTTCCTCGATGACGGGTGGGACGTCGTGGCGGTGTCGCGACGTACGCCCGAGGTGTTCAGCGACCAGCCCTTCCGCCACCTGTCCCTCGACCTGAGAGACACGGCGTCGTGCCGCGCGGCCGCCGCCGACCTCGGCGCGGTGACGCACGTCGTCTACACAGCCGTGCACGAGCTGCCAGGCCTGGTGCCGGGCTGGACCCAGCGCGAGCAGATGGACACCAACCTGGCGATGCTGCGCAACCTCATGGAGCCGCTCGCCGAGGTCGCGGCCGACCTGCGACACGTGACGCTGCTGCAGGGCACCAAGGCCTACGGCATCCACCTGCACCCGATGCCGGTGCCGGCGCGAGAACGTCTTCCCCGCGACCAGCACGAGAACTTCTACTGGCTGCAGGAGGACTTCGTCCGCGAGCAATCCGCCCGCGCCGGCTACGACTGGACGATCATGCGGCCCCAGCTCATCGTCGGGCCCAACTACGGCGTGGTGATGAACCTGCCTCCGGTCATCGGGGCCTACGCCGCGATCTGCACCAGGCTGGGCAAGCCGTTCGGGTTCCCCGGCGGCGTGCCCTACGTGTGGGAGGCGGTCGACACCCGGCTGGTGGCCGACGCCATCCGCTGGGCCGCGACGACGCCGGCTGCGGCCGGTCAGCACTTCAACCTCACCAACGGCGAGGTGTTCGCCTGGCGCGACCTGTGGCCGGCCATGGCCGAGGTGCTCGGCGTCGAGGCCGGGCCCGACGACCCGGTGCGCCTCGCGGAGTTCCTTCCGGCACACGCGCAGGTGTGGGACGAGATCGTCCGCGATCGGGGCCTGCGACCGGTGCCGATGGCCGACCTGCTCGGTGAGTCGCACCACTACGCCGACTTCTGCTTCGCCTACGGTGCCGAGCAGGCACCACCGCCGGCGTTCGTCAGCACGGTGAAGATCAAGCAGGCAGGGTTCTGCGCGACCTACGACACCGAGCAGAGCTTCTGCCACTGGCTGCAGGTGCTCATCGACCGCCGCGTGCTCCCCGGCGCCGGCTGA
- a CDS encoding SMP-30/gluconolactonase/LRE family protein — protein sequence MPELREVTSGLRFPEGPIAMPDGSVVVVEIQGGTLARVSPDGSIERFADCGGGPNGAAVGPDGAIYVCNNGGFVWFEVDGITAPGPQPPDYIGGRIQKVDPATGTVEDLYTECDGRGLRGPNDIVFDAEGGFYFTDLGKTRDREVDRGALYYALPDGSSIREIVFPLDHPNGVGLSPDGTRLYVAETMTGRVWQWEVEGPGVLKPGTQLYTPAGATLLHSFEGFQLLDSLAVDSEGNVCVATLLTGAITAITPDGKVKEVVKVPEYDVFVTNICFGGDDLRTAYITSSGRGKLYATEWSCPGLRLNF from the coding sequence GTGCCCGAGCTGCGCGAGGTCACTTCCGGGCTGCGCTTCCCGGAGGGACCGATCGCCATGCCCGACGGGTCGGTGGTCGTGGTGGAGATCCAGGGCGGCACTCTCGCCCGCGTCTCGCCCGACGGCAGCATCGAGCGGTTCGCCGACTGCGGCGGCGGGCCGAACGGCGCGGCCGTCGGTCCCGACGGCGCGATCTACGTCTGCAACAACGGCGGGTTCGTGTGGTTCGAGGTGGACGGCATCACCGCACCCGGGCCGCAGCCGCCCGACTACATCGGCGGGCGCATCCAGAAGGTCGACCCGGCTACGGGCACGGTCGAGGACCTCTACACCGAGTGCGACGGCCGCGGCCTGCGCGGGCCCAACGACATCGTGTTCGACGCCGAGGGCGGCTTCTACTTCACCGACCTGGGCAAGACCCGCGACCGCGAGGTGGACCGGGGCGCGCTCTACTACGCGCTGCCCGACGGCTCGTCGATTCGCGAGATCGTCTTCCCGCTCGACCACCCCAACGGCGTAGGGCTGTCCCCCGACGGCACCCGCCTCTACGTCGCGGAGACCATGACCGGGCGGGTCTGGCAGTGGGAGGTCGAGGGGCCCGGGGTGCTCAAGCCCGGCACCCAGCTCTACACACCGGCGGGCGCGACCTTGCTGCACTCGTTCGAGGGGTTCCAGCTGCTCGACTCGCTCGCCGTCGACAGCGAGGGCAACGTCTGCGTCGCCACCCTGCTGACCGGGGCCATCACCGCGATCACCCCGGACGGCAAGGTCAAGGAGGTCGTCAAGGTCCCGGAGTACGACGTGTTCGTCACGAACATCTGCTTCGGCGGTGACGACCTGCGCACGGCCTACATCACGTCGTCCGGCCGTGGAAAGCTCTACGCGACCGAGTGGTCGTGCCCAGGACTCCGGCTCAACTTCTGA
- a CDS encoding enoyl-CoA hydratase-related protein: MVETVAAAFETLILDVADSIATITLNRPERMNAYTALMGRELAAAMRRCDEDDEVRAVVVTGAGRAFCAGLDLDSGGDAFSPDSLKQHEQGRGEGRSPIDVRKPVIAAMNGHAVGIGLTIAMQCDIRIAAEEGKYGFVFVSRGIVPENNSNWILPRVVGSAVAAELMLTGRIFSGAEAAALGVAGRALPSAEVLPAARALAEQIRDNTAPVSVALTKQLLWHAMESTRLQSLAAERALLGWVGAQPDATEGVLSFAEKRPPKWSLRVSTDMPDWPAT; encoded by the coding sequence ATGGTCGAGACGGTGGCGGCGGCGTTCGAGACGCTGATCCTCGACGTGGCCGACTCGATCGCGACGATCACGCTCAACCGGCCCGAGCGCATGAACGCCTACACGGCGTTGATGGGACGCGAGCTGGCGGCCGCCATGCGGCGGTGCGACGAGGACGACGAGGTGCGTGCCGTCGTCGTCACCGGCGCCGGCCGGGCGTTCTGCGCGGGGCTCGACCTCGACTCCGGCGGCGACGCGTTCTCGCCCGACTCGCTCAAGCAGCACGAGCAGGGCCGCGGTGAGGGGCGCTCGCCGATCGACGTGCGCAAGCCGGTCATCGCCGCGATGAACGGCCACGCGGTCGGCATCGGGCTCACCATCGCCATGCAGTGCGACATCCGCATCGCCGCTGAGGAGGGCAAGTACGGCTTCGTCTTCGTCTCCCGCGGGATCGTGCCGGAGAACAACTCCAACTGGATCCTGCCGCGGGTGGTCGGCAGCGCGGTCGCCGCGGAGCTCATGCTGACCGGCCGCATCTTCTCCGGCGCCGAGGCGGCGGCGCTCGGGGTCGCCGGTCGCGCGCTGCCGTCGGCCGAGGTGCTCCCGGCCGCGCGGGCACTCGCCGAGCAGATCCGCGACAACACCGCACCCGTGTCGGTCGCGCTGACCAAGCAGCTGCTGTGGCACGCGATGGAGAGCACCCGGCTGCAGAGCCTGGCCGCCGAGCGGGCCTTGCTGGGCTGGGTCGGTGCACAGCCCGACGCCACCGAAGGGGTGCTGTCTTTCGCCGAGAAGCGGCCACCGAAGTGGTCGTTGCGGGTGTCCACCGACATGCCGGACTGGCCCGCCACCTGA
- a CDS encoding AMP-binding protein, with protein MARTRDQLVQELTAPGGPFEIVEKPVRGVPLRVYTMPPRTLRDVVMSMEQHADRDYLVYRGERWTFGDGLRIIAGLATHLREQYGVRRGDRVAIAMRNYPEWPFAFWACQVLGAVAVPLNAWWTGPELAYALGDSGAVALFADGERVERLQPERAGLPQLRHVVCVRGDTAHSDTHPWQDVLDALDPGATLPDPDIDTDDDATIMYTSGTTGVPKGAVATHRNHCTNLLNTALLGAVNAVLAAPDGAAPQAPAAPAQPASLQTFPLFHIGGLTGLYVNTAFGGKIVLQYKWDTAEALDLIEQEGITGLALVPTLLRRLLESPEIEKRDLSTLGGISSGGAPVPADLITRIESDFERKVAPANGYGLTETTSAVIVNAADMYFAHPDSIGRPVPGTDVRVVEPGGDDVPTGEVGELWVRGPNVVRGYWNKPEATAEAFTDGWFHTGDLGYVDADGFVYVVDRLKDVVLRGGENVYCAEVEAVLYQHPAVYDAAVIGVPHPSLGEEVAAVVQPRPGSDLGADEVRRYAAQHLAAFKVPVHVFVQREDLPRNAAGKVLKRELRERVTQPAGLTPGA; from the coding sequence ATGGCACGCACGCGAGACCAGCTCGTCCAGGAGCTCACCGCACCGGGCGGCCCGTTCGAGATCGTCGAGAAGCCGGTGCGCGGCGTCCCCCTGCGGGTCTACACGATGCCGCCGCGCACGCTGCGCGACGTCGTCATGTCGATGGAGCAGCACGCCGACCGCGACTACCTCGTCTACCGCGGTGAGCGCTGGACCTTCGGCGACGGGCTGCGGATCATCGCCGGCCTGGCCACCCACCTGCGCGAGCAGTACGGCGTACGGCGGGGCGACCGGGTCGCCATCGCGATGCGCAACTATCCCGAGTGGCCGTTCGCGTTCTGGGCCTGCCAGGTGCTCGGCGCGGTCGCCGTACCCCTCAACGCCTGGTGGACCGGACCGGAGCTGGCCTACGCGCTGGGCGACTCCGGGGCCGTCGCGCTGTTCGCCGACGGGGAGCGGGTCGAGCGGCTGCAGCCCGAGCGCGCCGGTCTGCCACAGCTGCGCCACGTCGTCTGCGTCCGCGGTGACACGGCCCACAGCGACACCCACCCGTGGCAGGACGTGCTCGATGCGCTGGACCCGGGCGCGACGTTGCCCGACCCGGACATCGACACCGACGACGACGCCACGATCATGTACACCTCCGGCACGACCGGCGTGCCGAAGGGTGCCGTCGCCACCCACCGCAACCACTGCACCAACCTGCTCAACACCGCTTTGCTCGGCGCCGTGAACGCCGTGCTCGCCGCGCCCGACGGTGCCGCTCCGCAGGCGCCGGCGGCGCCGGCCCAGCCGGCGTCGCTGCAGACGTTCCCGCTGTTCCACATCGGCGGGCTGACGGGGCTCTACGTCAACACCGCGTTCGGCGGCAAGATCGTGCTGCAGTACAAGTGGGACACCGCGGAGGCGCTCGATCTCATCGAGCAGGAGGGCATCACCGGCCTCGCGCTGGTGCCGACCCTGCTGCGCCGGCTGCTGGAGTCACCGGAGATCGAGAAGCGTGACCTGTCGACGCTGGGCGGCATCTCGTCGGGCGGTGCACCGGTGCCCGCCGACCTGATCACCCGCATCGAGTCCGACTTCGAGCGCAAGGTCGCCCCCGCCAACGGCTACGGGCTCACCGAGACGACCTCGGCGGTCATCGTCAACGCGGCCGACATGTACTTCGCGCACCCCGACAGCATCGGGCGCCCGGTGCCCGGCACCGACGTCCGGGTCGTGGAGCCGGGCGGCGACGACGTGCCCACCGGCGAGGTGGGCGAGCTCTGGGTGCGCGGCCCCAACGTGGTGCGCGGCTACTGGAACAAGCCCGAGGCGACGGCCGAGGCCTTCACCGACGGGTGGTTCCACACCGGCGACCTGGGCTACGTCGACGCCGACGGCTTCGTCTACGTCGTCGACCGGCTCAAGGACGTCGTCCTGCGCGGCGGCGAGAACGTCTACTGCGCCGAGGTCGAGGCGGTGCTCTACCAGCACCCCGCGGTCTACGACGCCGCCGTCATCGGCGTGCCGCACCCGAGCCTCGGCGAGGAGGTCGCCGCGGTGGTGCAGCCGCGCCCGGGCAGCGACCTCGGCGCCGACGAGGTCCGGCGTTACGCGGCGCAGCACCTGGCGGCGTTCAAGGTGCCCGTGCACGTCTTCGTGCAGCGCGAGGACCTGCCTCGCAACGCCGCCGGCAAGGTGCTCAAGCGCGAGCTGCGGGAGCGGGTGACGCAGCCGGCGGGGCTGACGCCCGGCGCCTAG
- a CDS encoding MerR family transcriptional regulator, whose protein sequence is MTTKLSIGDFSRMTYLSVKALRHYHDVGVLDPAEIDASTGYRFYTPDQVGTAQMIRRLRDLGMPLDDVREIVQAPDPSRRDAALVAHLRRMEERLQETQQTVASLRSLLEQPRDDERVQRRHLPATPALMVAEHVPAEQAVAWWMEAFTLLHRTLAGSAATRSGPDGALFPREFFEDEEGDVVVFVPVDAAPASALPPRVTYAEVPGVDVAVLVHDGPFGDLDRTYGTLGTWVLERATGAAGPIREYYLPTGDPDDLLAHTTEVCWPVTG, encoded by the coding sequence ATGACGACCAAGCTGTCGATCGGCGACTTCTCGCGGATGACCTATCTCAGCGTCAAGGCGTTGCGGCACTACCACGACGTCGGCGTGCTCGACCCGGCCGAGATCGACGCGTCGACCGGCTACCGGTTCTACACGCCCGACCAGGTCGGCACCGCCCAGATGATCCGGCGGCTGCGCGACCTGGGCATGCCGCTCGACGACGTGCGCGAGATCGTGCAGGCGCCGGACCCGTCCCGGCGCGATGCCGCACTCGTCGCGCACCTGCGCCGGATGGAGGAGCGTCTGCAGGAGACCCAGCAGACCGTCGCGTCGCTGCGCTCGCTGCTGGAGCAGCCGCGCGACGACGAGCGGGTGCAGCGGCGCCACCTCCCGGCGACCCCGGCGCTGATGGTCGCCGAGCACGTGCCGGCGGAGCAGGCCGTGGCGTGGTGGATGGAGGCGTTCACCCTGCTGCACCGGACTCTGGCCGGCAGTGCGGCGACGCGCAGCGGTCCCGACGGCGCATTGTTCCCGCGCGAGTTCTTCGAGGACGAGGAGGGAGACGTGGTCGTGTTCGTCCCGGTCGACGCGGCGCCGGCGTCGGCCCTGCCGCCGCGCGTGACGTACGCCGAGGTGCCGGGCGTCGACGTCGCGGTGCTCGTGCACGACGGGCCGTTCGGCGATCTCGACCGGACCTACGGCACGCTCGGCACCTGGGTGCTCGAGCGGGCGACCGGCGCGGCGGGGCCGATCCGGGAGTACTACCTGCCGACCGGCGACCCGGACGACCTGCTCGCGCACACCACCGAGGTCTGCTGGCCGGTGACGGGCTAG
- a CDS encoding MFS transporter encodes MTDIAPVATRVTAPRTVTGRLADLRASRWLPLPVLLAGTCLIVLDFFIVNVAMPALQRELHAGTSALEWVVAGYGLTFAVFLLAAGRLGDRIGRRRMFGLGVGVFTAASLACGLAPSAEVLVLARLVQGLGGAMISPTVLALLGTLYDGADRAKAIGAYATVMGVAAAGGQLVGGVLLHVDLAGLGWRTVFLINVPVGVLVLALLRSSVPASRPTARVRVDVVGLLLATLALTALVFPLVDDPARGWPVWSFVSLAAAPLLGADFLLWQRRLVRRGGSPLLVPAWFRERHFSIGMVTQFAFWCGQASYFLVLALYLQLGRGLTALQAGAVFSVLAAAYLLASMRSATLVARFGRAVVVDGALALALGHVATVLAVAEAGGSVLALVPGLLLAGAGMGLCLAPITTIVLTSIDPARAGAVGGLLSTMQQIGNAVGVAVIGLVFFGSADQGYPHAFALSTGLLAILLCGVAGCARLLPGDQGRDGA; translated from the coding sequence ATGACAGACATCGCTCCCGTGGCCACCCGCGTCACCGCTCCCCGCACGGTTACCGGCAGGCTCGCCGACCTGCGCGCCAGCCGCTGGCTGCCGCTCCCGGTGCTGCTCGCCGGCACCTGCCTCATCGTCCTCGACTTCTTCATCGTCAACGTCGCGATGCCGGCGCTGCAGCGCGAGCTGCACGCGGGCACGTCCGCGCTCGAGTGGGTCGTCGCCGGCTACGGCCTGACATTCGCGGTGTTCCTGCTCGCCGCCGGTCGGCTCGGCGACCGCATCGGTCGCCGGCGGATGTTCGGTCTCGGCGTCGGGGTGTTCACCGCCGCGTCGCTGGCGTGCGGCCTGGCCCCGTCGGCCGAGGTGCTCGTGCTGGCCCGGCTGGTGCAGGGCCTCGGCGGCGCGATGATCTCGCCCACGGTCCTCGCCCTTCTCGGGACGTTGTACGACGGAGCCGATCGCGCCAAGGCGATCGGCGCCTACGCCACGGTCATGGGCGTCGCGGCCGCCGGCGGCCAGCTGGTCGGTGGCGTGCTGCTGCACGTCGACCTCGCCGGCCTCGGCTGGCGCACGGTATTCCTCATCAACGTGCCGGTCGGCGTGCTCGTGCTGGCGCTGCTGCGCAGCAGCGTGCCGGCCTCGCGGCCCACGGCGCGGGTGAGAGTCGACGTGGTCGGCCTGCTGCTCGCGACCCTGGCGCTGACCGCGCTGGTCTTTCCGCTCGTCGACGACCCGGCGCGCGGCTGGCCGGTCTGGTCGTTCGTCTCGCTCGCGGCGGCACCGCTGCTGGGCGCGGACTTCCTGCTCTGGCAGCGCCGGCTGGTGCGCCGCGGCGGGTCCCCGCTGCTGGTGCCGGCGTGGTTCCGCGAGCGGCACTTCAGCATCGGCATGGTCACGCAGTTCGCGTTCTGGTGCGGGCAGGCGTCGTACTTCCTCGTGCTCGCGCTCTACCTCCAGCTCGGCCGGGGGTTGACGGCGCTGCAGGCCGGTGCGGTCTTCTCGGTCCTGGCTGCGGCGTACCTCCTCGCCTCGATGCGGTCAGCCACGCTCGTCGCGCGGTTCGGTCGCGCGGTCGTCGTCGACGGCGCCCTGGCGCTGGCGCTGGGCCACGTCGCCACCGTGCTCGCCGTCGCCGAGGCCGGCGGCTCGGTGCTTGCGCTCGTGCCCGGCCTGCTGCTCGCCGGCGCCGGCATGGGCCTGTGCCTGGCGCCGATCACCACGATCGTGCTGACGAGCATCGACCCCGCCCGCGCCGGGGCGGTGGGCGGGCTGCTGTCGACGATGCAGCAGATCGGCAACGCCGTCGGCGTGGCCGTCATCGGCCTGGTGTTCTTCGGCAGCGCCGACCAGGGCTACCCGCACGCGTTCGCGCTCAGCACCGGCCTGCTCGCGATCCTGCTGTGCGGCGTCGCGGGTTGCGCGCGGCTGCTGCCCGGCGACCAGGGGCGCGACGGCGCGTGA
- a CDS encoding PhzF family phenazine biosynthesis protein, whose amino-acid sequence MSDPSTVHILRVFTDVDGRHGNALGVVLDTAGMPDDRCQEIARDLAFSETVFVDDPARGACRIFTPAVQLPFAGHPMVGTAWLLAHEGGGPDNLRPPAGAVRYGHDGDDWWVQAQVAWCPAWGLRQLASAAEVLAAAAPTDHAHDLVWAWADRAEGAVRARVFAADLGVVEDEATGSAAIPLAAHLGRRIVITQGVGSRLVAEPTGDGSARVAGRVVLDGQRVL is encoded by the coding sequence ATGAGCGATCCGTCGACCGTCCACATCCTGCGCGTCTTCACCGACGTCGACGGGCGCCACGGCAATGCGCTCGGCGTGGTGCTCGACACCGCGGGCATGCCCGACGACCGGTGTCAGGAGATCGCCCGAGATCTGGCGTTCAGCGAGACCGTCTTCGTCGACGACCCCGCCCGCGGGGCGTGCCGCATCTTCACGCCGGCCGTGCAGCTGCCGTTCGCCGGCCACCCGATGGTCGGCACCGCCTGGCTGCTCGCGCACGAGGGAGGCGGCCCCGACAATCTGCGTCCGCCGGCCGGCGCCGTGCGTTACGGCCACGACGGCGACGACTGGTGGGTGCAGGCGCAGGTCGCCTGGTGCCCGGCCTGGGGGTTGCGTCAGCTGGCTTCCGCGGCGGAGGTGCTCGCGGCCGCCGCCCCCACCGACCACGCTCACGACCTCGTGTGGGCGTGGGCCGACCGCGCCGAAGGCGCGGTGCGCGCCCGGGTCTTCGCCGCCGACCTCGGCGTGGTCGAGGACGAGGCCACCGGTTCCGCCGCCATCCCCCTCGCGGCGCACCTCGGGCGTCGCATCGTCATCACCCAGGGCGTGGGCTCGCGGCTGGTCGCCGAGCCGACCGGCGACGGATCGGCGCGGGTCGCCGGCCGCGTCGTGCTCGACGGCCAGCGGGTTCTCTGA